The Sulfuricaulis sp. region GCAATCGCTCCCCTGTAGTTACAATTAGTGCATTGTACTCCTGTAGCTTCGTGACATATTGAGCGATCGCCTGATTAGTCTCTTCGCTTCGATGGGCAAGCAACTCGTCGAGCGTAGCAAAGCCCAGCCTCTCAACCTCTGGCACATGGGAGAAGATGACTTGCTGGAGCTCATTGTAAAACCGCCCCCCCTTTCCAGAGCCAATCTCATTACAGATGTCCTCTAGGTAACTTTGCGGAATATACTTTACCTTCTCAACGGCATCGGGGCTGGGATTGGCGTCGAGACTTGGAACGGTATCAACCGTTCCATCCGCCCATGATAGTGACGCGTGAAATTGTCGTGATTTGTTGTTTTTAGTCCTTCGGAATTTTTCTGGGGTGAGGAAGCTGAATGAAAGAAACCGTGGCGTGCTACCCAACAATCCAATGATGTCCGAAAGCGCGCTCTTTCCGCTTCCCTTGTTACCAATCACTGCCACCAATTCGCTATTCAGGGGAATAGAGGAATCGAACCACCTTTCGGTAGTAGTTGCTGCGGGAAGCCTTCTGACATCCACGGAATTAGCCACGCGCGTCGCACGTCGCGCCGCTCTCGTGAGACTAGGGGGTATTTCGCCAACAAAGACGCGGTCTTCGGGCTCGTTTAATAATTGACGGAGTCCGTGAAATGTAGGGTCTGCCTTTATCCAAGTGTGGCGCCCCTTATCCGGCATAAACAATTCATCGAATGTGTGCGAGTCAGAACTATGCACGCAAGGCTTAAGACTTTTAAATTCTGCTATGAACTCTTCTATGGATGCATGCTTTTTTCCGAGCGCAAACTTGCGTGTTCCATTATTAGCAGACAGGAGAAAATGAGATTTCTGGATGAGAATCTTCCGGGACAAGTGTCCTTGGCCGTTCCAATTACACCTAGAAAGATCCTCATCGCAGGGCAAGATCAGCAAATAACGATCTTTAAATATCGAAGGCTTGCCCTCTAAAATATCGCTCACCTCAGCGTGATCTACGACCGCATTCATCATTCCGACGAACAAATCAGTGTATTGACGAAACTTCTCGTGCTGCTCTTTGAGGCGCCTTCCCAATTCAGCAAGGTGCCTCATCGTCAATGGCCAACGTTCGTCTCTACTCTCTGGGTTTGCCTCTGCCGTGAATTTCAGCTCACGCAGGAAATGCTCTTCAATATCTTCAGGCGACACACCGTCGGAAAATATCACATGGAAGTTTACTCGACTATCTGCTCCGTCCGGGTCCCGGACAATGATTGAAGTTCGTAGTTCTATGTTTGGCACGAATAGGATCCGAGAAACTTTCTCTGCCAGCTCATCCCCAACGAGCTGCCTTAATGCTTCCATATCTGCCAGCAATTGTCTGATCTCGCTATATCCTTGGATCGTGAAATAATCAGTAATCCCAATCACAGCAATGTCTTCTTGGCATGCCTTTTCGATAAGCTGTTTGGCATAGGCCGGGAAATCTGATCCAAATCCGTTATTCAGTGCTGAATACGGCGTGTGAACTTGGAGGTCCCATTTTCTCCATTCGGAGCCACGAGGATATGTTGCATGAGCCATAGCAGTAGTCATCCTTGAGTTGAGGACACCGACACCTCGCCGCTCAGTAGCTTCGGCAGCAGCGTGTCGCGCAGGGTGGCGAGAGTGCGGGATTGCTGCTCATAGGCGTGAATCGCAGCGAAGATTGGTGAAATCTGCATGTCGAACGCGTCAAACACTTGCCGTGTCGGGATAATCTGTTTACTCATGTAAGCATGATTGCGATTCAGCCCAGGTACCGCCGAGTCAGCGCTGAGGTTGGAGAGGCCATGATTTGAGAGTGCGTAATAAAGGAAGTAGAGACTCCGGCAATCTCCTATAGGCACCACGTAGAAAGTTGTATCGATTGGAAAGAAATCGCAATGTGCCCAGGTTATAACCCCTGGATTACCTTTGCGCCCCACGACGATACCTGGACCCGAGACCAGCTTTTCATCATGCCAGCCAACAGGTCCGTTAGCGCCGTAGACACAGATGGGGCCATTCTTTCTGTTTTCTGCTTTCAATGGTTTCCCATATGCGAGTTCAATTACTTCCCCGAGCGACTTCACTCCCCACCCCTGCGGGACATGGCCGAGGGGGGAGTCTTGGAAGGTGGCGGGGAAAAGGGCGGCGGTTTCGGGGTCGAGGCCGGTGGGTGGGCGGCCGTCGAGTTTGGCGCGGACAGGGTCGAAATCCACGAACCAGCTCTGGAACAGCGCCCGCGCCATCGCCTCCAGCGTCGCGTTCATCCGCCGGTTCAACTCGATCTTGTCGTCCAGCGAGCCGAGGATTGATGCGATGGCTTTTTGTTCGGAAAGGGGTGGGAGCGGAATCCGGCACGTTTTGAGATCGTGCACCTTGATGCTTTTTTGAACCGTCTCAATGGTTCGACCGTGAACCTCATGCTGGAAGAACGAGTCGTTGATTGCGTAATAAAGGAACCGCGGGTCCGCCTTTGAGCGATTAACTCGGAACCCAAGGACGTTCTGCGCAATACAAAACTTGGGCGTCGCCGGCACCATGCAGGAACGAGCAATCGAGCCAACCGTTGAGAACAGGATGTCACCCGGTTCGAGGTGAGCCCTGAACCAGGTATCCCATGTTTCTTGGTCCACATACTTAGTGTCGTCAAATACTGGGTAGAGACGGTCTTCCTGAATGTGTTTTACCTCAATGAGCGGATAGCCAATTGCAGAAAGTGGCGGAGTCTTTCCCCGGTTATCAATGTTCTTCTCAAGGACACTGACGAAGAGTTCGAGGCTATAGGTCATGCCCAAGTCCCCTTAGGTTCGTCTTAATTGCCTTCTCCAGCTTCGCGGACTCTTCAAACTGGGCACGCAACTCTGCAACGAGCCGCGACATTTTTTCCTCGAAAGGTTCGCCGTCGTCTTCGATATCCTCGGCACCGACGTAGCGGCCGGGTGTAAGAACATGGCCATGCGTGGCAATTTCGGTGGTGGTAGTGGATTTGCAGAAGCCGGCGATGTCTTCGTAATTTCCAGCGCCTTTGTCGCCGCGCCACGCGTGGTAGGTGGAGACAATTTTCTCAAGGTCGGCGTCGGTCAGTTCGCGGTGGACGCGGTCGATGAGGGTGCCGAGTTTGCGGGCGTCGATGAAGAGGGTTTGTTTGCGGCGGTCTGTTGATGATTCTGGATTCCGGCCTGCGCCGGAATGACGGGCTCTTTTATTCTTCGTCAAGAACCAGAGGCAGACGGGGATCTGGGTGCTGTAGAAGAGTTGGCCGGGTAGCGCGACCATGCAGTCGACGAGGTCGGCTTCGATGATGGCGCGGCGGATGTCACCTTCGCCGGACTGGTTGGAGGACATGCTGCCGTTGGCGAGGACGAAGCCGGCGCTGCCGGTGTTTGCCAAGTGGTGGATGAAGTGTTGCACCCAGGCGAAGTTGGCGTTGCCTTTGGGCGGCACGCCGTACTGCCAGCGCACGTCGTCGTCTTTGCGGAACCAGTCGGAGTCGTTGAAGGGCGGGTTGGCGAGGACGAAGTCGGCGCGCAGGTCGGGGTGCAGGTCGCGGCGGAAGGTGTCGGCCTGTTCGGGGCCGAAGTCGGCTTCGATGCCGCGCAGGGCGAGATTCATCACGGCGAGGCGGCGCGTGGTGGGGTTGCTTTCCTGGCCGTAGATGCTGATGTCGCCGAGTTTACCGCCGTGGGCTTCGACGAATTTTTCCGATTGCACGAACATGCCGCCGGAGCCGCAGCAGGGGTCGTAGATGCGGCCTTTGTAGGGGGCGAGCATTTCGACCAGCAGGCGCACGATGCAGGACGGGGTGTAGAACTGGCCGCCGTTCTTGCCTTCGGCGCTGGCGAACTGGGTGAGGAAGTATTCGAAGACGCGACCGAGGAGGTCCTTGGAGCGGCTGGCGACATCGGCGAGTTGGATGGAGCCGATGAGGTCGATCAGTTCGCCGAGGCGGTGTTTGTCGAGATCGGCACGGCCGTAGTTTTTGTTGAGCGCGCCCTTGAGGCGCGGGTTGTCGCGCTCCAGCGCGACCATGGCGTCGTCCACGTCCTTGCCGACGCTGGGGAGTTTGGCGCGGGATTGCAGCTGCGCCCAGCGGGCTTCCTTCGGCACCCAGAAGACATTGGCGGCGAGGTATTCGTCCTTGTCTTCGGGGTTGGCGCCGGCGTAGTCACCCTTGCCGGCGAGGAGCTTGGCGCGGTGTTCCTCGAAGCTGTCGGATATGTATTTGAGGAAGATGAGGCCGAGGACGACGTGCTTGTATTCCGCCGCGTCCATGTTGTTGCGCAGCTTGTCGGCGGACAGCCAGAGTTTGGCTTCGAAGCCGAGGGTGGCGCCGTTGTCTTTGGCTTTGTTGGGTTTTTCGGTAGTTTTCTTGCCTCTTGCCACTGACTGCCCTCCTCCAATCCCTTTTATTTATTAAGGCATCGTAACACCGGGGTCCACGGCATACACCATGACGGGGTTTCGATAAACCTCGAAAAACCTGTGTCCCCGCCCCGGCCAACAACATGCAGGGGCAGTCTCTACACCCCCACCCTAACCCTCACCCCGTCAAGGGGGAGGGAAAATGAGGAAGACTATTTTTTTACCAAGGCGAGTGACACCCGAAGCCGGGTCACAAGACCGAGCACAGCCGGGTAACGGGCAGCAAGATTTTCCATTGAGCGCAGCGCGGCCTCGGCATCTTCGGGGCGACTGGCTTTCTTGTAGCCGACGGCGGCACGGTGGTACCACTCGATGGCTTGCTCCTTATCCGTATCCTCGCGGCCGTGCTCATGCAGATGCGCGAGGCTCATGGCCGCCTCGGGCATCCCGTTTACGGCGGCTTTTTCGTACCACTCGGCGGCTGTGGCTGGGTTCTTCTCGACTCCCCTGCCATCGGCATACATCGTCCCAAGCGCGTATTGGGCCTCGGCATGGTTGCGCTCGGCGGCGAGACGGAAATATTCGACGGCTTTGGTTTCATCACGATAGGTGCCAGTACCGGCGGCATGGAGCCGGCCGAGTGCACAGAGCGCACGCGGGTAGTTCTGCTCGGCCAGCGGTCGCAGGTGTTGGAGCGCTTCCTGGTAGCGGTGGTCATGCAGGGCAGCCATACCCAGTTGGTAGCGATCCCAGTCCGGGGTCTCAGGTTGCTTCATGCGATATATCTGCCAGGTGGCGGCGATGACCGGGGACATCAACAGCAGTTGCAGCCCGAAGCTGTTGACGAATTTAATGACAAGCACCAGCACGACGAGCCCGGTGATGAAGATCACCGGAAGGATCGCGCTCGTGGCCGTGATGAAGTTGAGCGTGGTATACCACTTCTCGTCCTGGGTCAGGTCCAGCTTCTCCTGCACCAGCTCTTTGGCCCAATGCCGCTTGCTGCGAAATACCGCGAGGCCGATGGCGAGCCCGAAGGCGGCACCGGCGAGGTGGGCGACGTAGTTCACATAGCTGCGGCCGTACGAGACCTGATAGAGCAAATCCCAGCCGACGTACCAGGTGGCGACGAACCACGCCGGCACGGCGAAGGTTCCGGCGGACAACAGGAACCAGAACGCGAAGCGGATCCTGGCGCGCGGCAGGAAATAGACGAACAGCGCCATCATCCCCATGACCACGCCGGACAGCCCCAGGGTCGGCCGGGGGTCTTCCACCCAATGGCTGATGATTTGATCAAAGCTGCCGATGGCCAGCGCCAGCATCACGAACACCGCCATGAACAGCACCGGGCCGAGGACGAGCTCGACCGCGGCGGCGAAGGCGAAGAAGAAAATGAGATTGAAGATGACATGCTCCCAGCTCCCATGCGCCACGCTGCTGGTCAGCATGCGCCAGGGATTGAAGGCGGTGCGCTCCTGCCAGAGATTGGCGGTGAGCAGCGCCGGGGCGTGAGCAAGGTAGGCAGCGAACAGCGTGCGGTAACGCTGCGCCGCCTCGCCCTGCCCGTTCCGCTCCATGTCCTGAACGTGCCATTCGGCATGGGCGGTTGGGTCGGGAGAGTAATAGGTATGCCACATCGCCATGGCACAGCTCAGCTTGTAACCCCGCCACCAGGTGAAGCCGGCGGCGGGCTTCCCGTCATCGGCCTGGGCGCAGAATGCCTCGGTGTATGCCTCGACCCGGGAATTGCTTTGCGCCTGCGCGAGGTAGATCACGAGACACAGCAGCGAGATGGCGATGGTCATCACCGGCCATTTGTGCAGTTTGAGCTGGGCGCGATAGGGAAACAGGAACATGCCGGAAAGTATAGGCCGGCGGGTTGGCAGGCGCGGCGATCGACTGGTACGCGCCCTACGGGGTTTCCATGCAGGTCGGGATTCGGCTTCGTTCTCACCCCGCCTTGAGTGGACTTACTTATCCGCCAGCAAATTCATGATCAACCGGATCATCAGCTCCTTGTTGCGCGGTTCGCTCTCGGCGGTGAGCAGCGCCAGGGCCACGAGGGCGTTGTCGTTGATTTTCGGCACGCCGTTGACGTCTTCGAGGTAATCGTTCGCGCGCAGAAACAGGATGAACAGGAACGAGCCGATACGCTTGTTGCCATCAGTAAAGGGATGATCCTTGATGACGAAGTAAAGCAGATGCGCCGCTTTTTCCTCGATGCTGGGATAGAGCGGATCGCCGCCGAAGGTTTGTTCGATGGCGCCGAGGATGCCAATGAGTTGTTCGGTGCGCTCCTGGCCGAAAAGGTTCGAGGCCTCGCCCTTCTCCATCAGCCGTGCCTTGAGCATGTTTATGTTTTCCCGCGCCCGGGCGTAGTCGATGGCGACGCGCGCAGGCCGGCGGCGCTCGGGAACGCTCAGCGTGTTATCGTCATACTCCTTGAGCAGGAGCCAGGATTTGGCATAGCGCGCGATGACGTCCAGCACGCCACGGCCATCTTCGGTGACGAGCTCATGCCGGGTCAGCGTGCGGGACAGCAGCTGCACCGCCTGCTCCATCTCGATGCCCCGCTCGCTCAGGCGGCGCTCGTTCAGCGTATAGCCGCGGACCAGGTGGTCCTTGAGGGTTTGGGTGGCCCAGATGCGGAATTGGGTGCCGCGTTTGGACTTCACCCGGTAGCCGACAGAAATAATGACGTCCAGGTTATATAGCTGGGTATCGTAGGTTTTACCGTCCGCGGCAGTTATCCGGAAATTCCGGATAACTGAAGATTTCTTCAATTCCCCGTCTTTGAAGATATTCCTGAGATGTTCAGAAACCGTCCGGACGTTCTTGTCGAACAGTTCACCCATCTGTTTCTGGCTGAGCCAAACGGTGTCGCCATCAAGCGTTACATCGAGGGCAGCCTTGCCGTCCTCCGTTTTGTAGAGAACCACTTCGCCCAGATTATTCTGCCGGTTGTTCATTTTTCGTCCCTGGAAGGTTTCGTAAACCGGGCAAGATTATAGAGCCCCTTTCCAGATTATTGGCCCTAGATATAGGGGGGATGTCAGAAACGGAATACGACGCTGAATTTTCCGGTGACATTTCTCACCCCCACCCCCGGTTTCCCGTCCGGGGTGCGCCGATTCACGGCGCACCCGTTCGGCGGCATGGAAGTCCACCGGACTTCCATGACTACTCCGCCTCACCCCCATCAAGGGGGAGGGAGTTTAATTTTGAGATAGATTCTAATCAGAAACACCCTCGTGCGCCGCGGCCCGTTTTTCGGTGGGCGGCGGCACGCTGGCCATGGCCAGATCGCGCAGGCTGCGGCCGCGCAGCGAAGCGTCGGCGGCCTCGTCCAGGCGCGCGAGCAATATCTCCACCTCGGCTTCGTGCGGCAGGATTTCGGCGTTCAGGCCGGGCTCTTCTTCGGCACTGCGCAGGGTATCGAGCAGTTCCTTGACGGTGATCGTCTCGAAGGAACGCGCCGGAAGATAACGCGGCGGAACGTCGGCGGTTTCGGTGATGTAGCCGGCGCGCTGGATGGCCATGATCACGGATTCGACTGTTATCACCGGCACCCCGAGCCGGCCGGCGAGGGATTCGAGCGACCAGGCCGGGGCGTTGGTGTAGTAGTTGCGGCCGATGAACGTCGCGATCAGCAGCGCGATCTTTTCCTTGACGCGGTTGCTGAGCCGGAACTCGCGCCGCGGCGTGGCCAGCAGCGCGGGATACTGGTGATAACAGGCGATGCTGGCGCCGACGAGCACGATGAGCCAGTTGAGGTACAACCAGATCATCGAGAAGATCACGATCGCGAAACCGGCGTAGATCGCGGTGTACCTGGTCGAGCCCGCGATGAAGGCGGCCAAGCTCCAGCCGAGCGTCTGCCACAGCACTCCGGCGACGCTGGCGCCCACCAGCGCCGAACCCAAGCGCACGCGGGTGTTGGGCATGAGCACATAAACGAAGGTGAAGCCCGCGATCACGAGCAGGAATGGCAACAGCGCGGCCACGAGTTTGACCAGGGCGCCGAGGGGTTCAATGGCGATCAGCCCCTGCACCGTGCTACTGCCGAAGAACGCCGCCGTGACTCCCATGGCCGAGAAGATCAACAACGGGCCGATCATGAGCACGCTCAAATACTGGCTGAAGCGCTGCGACAGCGGGCGGGCGCTTTTGACGCGCCAGACGAAGTTGAAGGCGTGTTCGATCTTCTGCAGCAAGGTGATGACGGTGTATATAAGGAGCCCGAGGCCGAGCGCACCGAGCACGCCGACCTGGATGTTATTGACGAAGCCGATCACTTGGTCGGTGATCTCCACCCCCTGCTCGCCCAGCGGGGCCAGCAGCGCCAGCAACGCCGGGCGCACCTGGTTTTGCACGCCAAATCCCTTGAGCACCGAGAACGCCAGCGCCAGCAGCGGCACCAGCGACAATAATGTGGTGTACACAAGGCTCATGGCGCGCAAGGTGATCTGGCCTTCGCCGATGTCGCGCCCGACGGCGTATAGCGTGCGCAGGGGTAACAAGAACCAGCGGCGCAGCATGGGGGCCGTGCCGAGATCCTCGCCCCAGAGAAAATTATGCGAGTGCTGCGTTATTTGCTTGAGGAGTTTCATGGAATCTGTAAACCGATAAGGTCAGACTCGATTGAAAATGGCCAGACCGCCGACCACTCCCTTTTGGAGATTTTTGATGTTACAGGGGTTTAGCACGAACTTAAATTATCCTGCTGATACTCCTTGGAAAACTTAATGGTGCCCAGGGCCGGACTCGGACCGGCGGATTATCAGGACGTTTCTTTGCCGACCTCGGCAAGTAACTGTTGCGCTCGCTTCAGGAGTTCAGGCAGCTCATGCCTGATGATTTCCCATACGACTTCATGGTCTACTACGTCGTAGCCATGAACAAGAATGTTGCGGAATGAAATAATTTGTGGCGCAGGGCCAATTTGGCGAGAGACTTGGGGGTCCACGCGAGACAGGCGGTTCAACGCCTCGCCAATGATCTCGAAATTTCTTTCAACGGCCTGTCTGCGAATTCGGTCACGGGCATAGGTCTCGAGCGTTAGCGAAGCTACTGCTTCCAGGATGAACGTTGCCGAGTCGCGAATATCCTCCAAAAGCTTCGGGGCCTTATGCTGCATAGAGCATGGTCCTGCTCTTATTGACCTCGCGAATGAAGTAGGGGTTGTGCATGGCGCGGGCCATCACGAGATCCACCTTTCTTTGAAATAGCAACCTGAGCGCTTCAAGCAAACCAAAGTATTGATCGGCGGCATTCGTTTCCTTGGATGGGTGAAATTCAACCAGAAAATCGAGATCGCTAGTCTCCGGCTTGAAATCTCCGGTCGCGGCTGAGCCGAACAGCTCCAGGCGCTTGACGTGGTAGCGCTTGCAGAGCTGGTCTAACTCGGAACGATGAGTTTCAATAAGTGGATTCATGATGATTTGTAAAGAATAACCCAGAAATCGCTAAATGGTGCCCAGGGCCGGACTCGGACCGGCACGGAGGTTGCCCTCCAAAGGATTTTAAGTCCTTTGCGTCTACCAATTTCGCCACCCGGGCTTCGGGGTTGAGTGTAATAGATGGGTTGGTGCTGCGAAAGGAAGGAGAAAATGGAGGCTGGGGCCGGAATTGAACCGGCGTACGCGGCTTTGCAGGCCGCTGCATAACCACTCTGCTACCCAGCCTAAACCTGCACAAAAAAGGGAGGACCCGGCTTATGGGTACCTCCCCGAGTATCTGGAGCGGGAAACGAGGCTCGAACTCGCGACCTTAACCTTGGCAAGGTTACGCTCTACCAACTGAGCTATTCCCGCAGGAGTTGTGCATTGTAAGGATGGGCTGATTTCTGTCAAGAAATT contains the following coding sequences:
- a CDS encoding nucleotidyltransferase domain-containing protein translates to MNPLIETHRSELDQLCKRYHVKRLELFGSAATGDFKPETSDLDFLVEFHPSKETNAADQYFGLLEALRLLFQRKVDLVMARAMHNPYFIREVNKSRTMLYAA
- a CDS encoding TrlF family AAA-like ATPase, encoding MAHATYPRGSEWRKWDLQVHTPYSALNNGFGSDFPAYAKQLIEKACQEDIAVIGITDYFTIQGYSEIRQLLADMEALRQLVGDELAEKVSRILFVPNIELRTSIIVRDPDGADSRVNFHVIFSDGVSPEDIEEHFLRELKFTAEANPESRDERWPLTMRHLAELGRRLKEQHEKFRQYTDLFVGMMNAVVDHAEVSDILEGKPSIFKDRYLLILPCDEDLSRCNWNGQGHLSRKILIQKSHFLLSANNGTRKFALGKKHASIEEFIAEFKSLKPCVHSSDSHTFDELFMPDKGRHTWIKADPTFHGLRQLLNEPEDRVFVGEIPPSLTRAARRATRVANSVDVRRLPAATTTERWFDSSIPLNSELVAVIGNKGSGKSALSDIIGLLGSTPRFLSFSFLTPEKFRRTKNNKSRQFHASLSWADGTVDTVPSLDANPSPDAVEKVKYIPQSYLEDICNEIGSGKGGRFYNELQQVIFSHVPEVERLGFATLDELLAHRSEETNQAIAQYVTKLQEYNALIVTTGERLLPQYRKTIEAHLAEKNRELDAHTHARPQDKPKPDADPAVQQQSKAAADALEVKQGELKTLETELSALRGKDAAAAKKRSTAEKLAGKLKNLQRYVEAFLVEVEQDLGELNITAKEIVALKVNTTPIETLLNTLDSERGAIAVQLSPETADGPEFKRMAVVAVIESLQAQLSAPQREYQTYLQVLKEWEDGKAKIVGTNDSVGSVKYLQKQLSDLDGLPAQLKSLQKHRDRKVLEIFREKQKLRTYYETYYGAVQTFLKQHPLAASEQFRLTFNVSMAESGFSEAFLSRLNRRKVGPFMGDEEGAAEMRRLIDSANFDSALGALRFTRMIFKRMAEREGKPLLVKDQLRQDGTVQELHDFVFSLGFLSPIYNLQWDGKGLEQLSPGERGNLLLIFYLLVDRDDIPLVIDQPEENLDNQTVFKTLVPCIKDAKKRRQIVMVTHNPNLAVVCDAEQVICAEMQKDHENTVTYTSGSIEDPLINRRIVDILEGTRPAFDKRDDKYLP
- the rhuM gene encoding virulence protein RhuM/Fic/DOC family protein — its product is MNNRQNNLGEVVLYKTEDGKAALDVTLDGDTVWLSQKQMGELFDKNVRTVSEHLRNIFKDGELKKSSVIRNFRITAADGKTYDTQLYNLDVIISVGYRVKSKRGTQFRIWATQTLKDHLVRGYTLNERRLSERGIEMEQAVQLLSRTLTRHELVTEDGRGVLDVIARYAKSWLLLKEYDDNTLSVPERRRPARVAIDYARARENINMLKARLMEKGEASNLFGQERTEQLIGILGAIEQTFGGDPLYPSIEEKAAHLLYFVIKDHPFTDGNKRIGSFLFILFLRANDYLEDVNGVPKINDNALVALALLTAESEPRNKELMIRLIMNLLADK
- a CDS encoding restriction endonuclease subunit S → MTYSLELFVSVLEKNIDNRGKTPPLSAIGYPLIEVKHIQEDRLYPVFDDTKYVDQETWDTWFRAHLEPGDILFSTVGSIARSCMVPATPKFCIAQNVLGFRVNRSKADPRFLYYAINDSFFQHEVHGRTIETVQKSIKVHDLKTCRIPLPPLSEQKAIASILGSLDDKIELNRRMNATLEAMARALFQSWFVDFDPVRAKLDGRPPTGLDPETAALFPATFQDSPLGHVPQGWGVKSLGEVIELAYGKPLKAENRKNGPICVYGANGPVGWHDEKLVSGPGIVVGRKGNPGVITWAHCDFFPIDTTFYVVPIGDCRSLYFLYYALSNHGLSNLSADSAVPGLNRNHAYMSKQIIPTRQVFDAFDMQISPIFAAIHAYEQQSRTLATLRDTLLPKLLSGEVSVSSTQG
- a CDS encoding class I SAM-dependent DNA methyltransferase translates to MARGKKTTEKPNKAKDNGATLGFEAKLWLSADKLRNNMDAAEYKHVVLGLIFLKYISDSFEEHRAKLLAGKGDYAGANPEDKDEYLAANVFWVPKEARWAQLQSRAKLPSVGKDVDDAMVALERDNPRLKGALNKNYGRADLDKHRLGELIDLIGSIQLADVASRSKDLLGRVFEYFLTQFASAEGKNGGQFYTPSCIVRLLVEMLAPYKGRIYDPCCGSGGMFVQSEKFVEAHGGKLGDISIYGQESNPTTRRLAVMNLALRGIEADFGPEQADTFRRDLHPDLRADFVLANPPFNDSDWFRKDDDVRWQYGVPPKGNANFAWVQHFIHHLANTGSAGFVLANGSMSSNQSGEGDIRRAIIEADLVDCMVALPGQLFYSTQIPVCLWFLTKNKRARHSGAGRNPESSTDRRKQTLFIDARKLGTLIDRVHRELTDADLEKIVSTYHAWRGDKGAGNYEDIAGFCKSTTTTEIATHGHVLTPGRYVGAEDIEDDGEPFEEKMSRLVAELRAQFEESAKLEKAIKTNLRGLGHDL
- a CDS encoding YihY/virulence factor BrkB family protein, which produces MKLLKQITQHSHNFLWGEDLGTAPMLRRWFLLPLRTLYAVGRDIGEGQITLRAMSLVYTTLLSLVPLLALAFSVLKGFGVQNQVRPALLALLAPLGEQGVEITDQVIGFVNNIQVGVLGALGLGLLIYTVITLLQKIEHAFNFVWRVKSARPLSQRFSQYLSVLMIGPLLIFSAMGVTAAFFGSSTVQGLIAIEPLGALVKLVAALLPFLLVIAGFTFVYVLMPNTRVRLGSALVGASVAGVLWQTLGWSLAAFIAGSTRYTAIYAGFAIVIFSMIWLYLNWLIVLVGASIACYHQYPALLATPRREFRLSNRVKEKIALLIATFIGRNYYTNAPAWSLESLAGRLGVPVITVESVIMAIQRAGYITETADVPPRYLPARSFETITVKELLDTLRSAEEEPGLNAEILPHEAEVEILLARLDEAADASLRGRSLRDLAMASVPPPTEKRAAAHEGVSD
- a CDS encoding rhomboid family intramembrane serine protease is translated as MFLFPYRAQLKLHKWPVMTIAISLLCLVIYLAQAQSNSRVEAYTEAFCAQADDGKPAAGFTWWRGYKLSCAMAMWHTYYSPDPTAHAEWHVQDMERNGQGEAAQRYRTLFAAYLAHAPALLTANLWQERTAFNPWRMLTSSVAHGSWEHVIFNLIFFFAFAAAVELVLGPVLFMAVFVMLALAIGSFDQIISHWVEDPRPTLGLSGVVMGMMALFVYFLPRARIRFAFWFLLSAGTFAVPAWFVATWYVGWDLLYQVSYGRSYVNYVAHLAGAAFGLAIGLAVFRSKRHWAKELVQEKLDLTQDEKWYTTLNFITATSAILPVIFITGLVVLVLVIKFVNSFGLQLLLMSPVIAATWQIYRMKQPETPDWDRYQLGMAALHDHRYQEALQHLRPLAEQNYPRALCALGRLHAAGTGTYRDETKAVEYFRLAAERNHAEAQYALGTMYADGRGVEKNPATAAEWYEKAAVNGMPEAAMSLAHLHEHGREDTDKEQAIEWYHRAAVGYKKASRPEDAEAALRSMENLAARYPAVLGLVTRLRVSLALVKK
- a CDS encoding HepT-like ribonuclease domain-containing protein, with the translated sequence MQHKAPKLLEDIRDSATFILEAVASLTLETYARDRIRRQAVERNFEIIGEALNRLSRVDPQVSRQIGPAPQIISFRNILVHGYDVVDHEVVWEIIRHELPELLKRAQQLLAEVGKETS